One genomic segment of Hyla sarda isolate aHylSar1 unplaced genomic scaffold, aHylSar1.hap1 scaffold_549, whole genome shotgun sequence includes these proteins:
- the LOC130339666 gene encoding protein kinase C theta type-like → MASTGHGEDGEEEKRKSEGKRKREEEGEDGVKRRREDDGGSEDEEPTPGMATNGHGEDGEEEKRKREEEGKDGVKRRREDDGGSEDEEPTPGMATTGHGEDGEEEKRKREEEGEDGVKRRRGDDDRGSEDEEPAPGMASTGHGEDGKEEKRKREEEGEDGVKWRRGDKDGGSEDEEPTPGMASTEHEEDGKEEKRKSEGKRKREEEGEDGVKRSDNKNGGSEDEEPTPGSSQGTLGPYPRLTISHYNLHQVLGRGNFGKVVLASVPGRDTHMAIKIINRREDNEGTIKRERRILLAARDCPFLCHLYAAHQSLERAYFITEYLSGGSLEDLIRICCYLDINNIRFYAAEMVCGLQFLHGQNIVHRDLKPENIMLDAEGHIRIIDLGLAQDGVTASSKIDGVTGTFYYMAPEVLLGQEYYTAVDWWSLGIVLCRMATGRFPFFIGHSKQKVFKAITRKEPKLPPGMDAAIEHLISQLLRKNPDKRPGVRRNIRKHPFFSTIRWEELEERRAKPPCKPFETVLQNHHLQWPEDTEDTHHGTGFNYTSPSWAQ, encoded by the exons ATGGCGTCCACTGGACATGGAGAAGATggcgaggaggagaagaggaagagcgaaggcaagaggaagagggaagaggaaggcgaggatggagtcaagaggaggagagaggacgatggaggatcagaggatgaggagccaacacCTGGGATGGCGACCAATGGACATGGAGAAGATggcgaggaggagaagaggaagagggaagaggaaggcaaggatggagtcaagaggaggagagaggacgatggaggatcagaggatgaggagccaacacctgggatggcgaccactggacatggagaagatggcgaggaggagaagaggaagagggaagaggaaggcgaggatggagtcaagaggaggagaggagatgacGACAGAGGATCGGAGGATGAGGAGCCAGCACCTGGGATGGCGTCCACTGGACATGGAGAAGATGgcaaggaggagaagaggaagagggaagaggaaggcgaGGATGGAGTCAAGTGGAGGAGAGGAGACAAGGATGGAGGATCAGAGGATGAGGAACCAACACCTGGGATGGCGTCTACTGAACATGAAGAAGATGgcaaggaggagaagaggaagagcgaaggcaagaggaagagggaagaggaaggcgaGGATGGAGTCAAGAGGAGTGACAACAAGAATGGAggatcagaggatgaggagccaacacCTGGGAGCAGCCAAGGAACATTGGGCCCCTACCCCAGGCTTACCATCAGCCACTACAACCTCCACCAAGTCCTGGGTAGAGGCAACTTCGGCAAA GTGGTCCTGGCATCAGTCCCTGGCCGAGACACCCACATGGCCATAAAGATCATCAACAGAAGAGAGGACAACGAGGGAACCATCAAGAGAGAGCGGCGGATACTCCTGGCAGCCCGAGACTGTCCATTTCTATGCCACCTTTATGCTGCACATCAGTCTCTGGAGCGCGCATACTTCATCACGGAGTACCTGTCCGGCGGCAGTCTGGAGGATTTGATCAGGATTTGCTGCTACCTGGACATCAACAACATAAGGTTCTACGCAGCAGAGATGGTATGCGGCCTCCAGTTCCTCCATGGACAGAACATCGTCCACAGAGACCTCAAGCCAGAGAACATCATGTTGGATGCAGAAGGCCACATCCGGATCATTGACCTGGGCCTGGCACAAGATGGAGTCACAGCCTCCAGCAAGATCGATGGAGTGACAGGAACATTCTACTACATGGCCCCTGAAGTGCTTCTCGGACAAGAGTATTACACAGCCGTTGACTGGTGGAGCCTTGGGATTGTGTTGTGCAGGATGGCGACAGGACGCTTCCCATTTTTCATCGGCCACAGCAAGCAGAAGGTTTTCAAAGCCATCACCAGAAAGGAGCCAAAACTTCCACCCGGGATGGATGCTGCTATTGAACATCTCATCAGTCAACTTCTGCGCAAGAATCCCGATAAGCGCCCTGGGGTGCGCAGAAACATCCGGAAGCATCCATTCTTTTCCACCATTCGCTGGGAGGAACTGGAAGAGAGGAGAGCCAAACCACCATGTAAGCCGTTTGAGACAGTTCTGCAAAATCACCATCTGCAGTGGccggaggacacagaggacaCCCACCATGGGACCGGATTCAATTATACGTCACCAAGCTGGGCCCAGTAA